From one Thalassobaculum sp. OXR-137 genomic stretch:
- the phnC gene encoding phosphonate ABC transporter ATP-binding protein, with amino-acid sequence MLRLKDLSKVYATGDRALTDVSITVEPGQVIGLIGPSGAGKSTLIRCINRLVEPTSGQVYLGDMDITGLSRGGLRRARRRIGMIFQEYALVERLTVMENVLSGRLGYVGFWRSFFRKFPPESIENAYRLLDRVGLSAHVNKRADALSGGQRQRVGIARALEQDPDLLLIDEPTASLDPKTSRQIMRLIVEICDERGLPAIINIHDVALAQQFVRRIIGLQNGRVVFDGAPDELTPEVLTQIYGEEDWSATIRKADEDGEETDEEADHPASVPVDRERLAGLT; translated from the coding sequence ATGCTGCGCTTGAAGGACCTCTCGAAGGTCTATGCAACCGGAGATCGGGCGCTCACCGACGTGAGCATTACGGTCGAGCCCGGTCAGGTGATTGGCCTGATCGGGCCGTCCGGGGCGGGGAAATCCACCCTGATCCGCTGTATCAACCGCCTGGTGGAGCCGACCTCCGGCCAGGTCTATCTCGGTGACATGGACATCACCGGCCTGAGCCGCGGCGGTCTGCGCCGGGCGCGCCGGCGGATCGGCATGATCTTCCAGGAATACGCCCTGGTCGAACGCCTCACCGTCATGGAGAACGTGCTGTCCGGACGCCTCGGCTATGTCGGCTTCTGGCGCAGCTTCTTCCGCAAGTTTCCCCCGGAATCCATCGAGAACGCCTATCGGCTGCTCGACCGGGTCGGCCTGTCGGCCCATGTGAACAAGCGCGCCGACGCCCTGTCCGGCGGCCAGCGCCAGCGGGTCGGCATCGCCCGCGCGCTGGAGCAGGACCCCGACCTGCTGCTGATCGACGAGCCGACCGCCTCGCTCGATCCGAAGACCTCGCGGCAGATCATGCGGCTCATCGTGGAGATCTGCGACGAGCGCGGCCTGCCCGCCATCATCAACATCCACGACGTCGCCCTGGCGCAGCAGTTCGTGCGCCGGATCATCGGCCTGCAGAACGGCCGCGTCGTGTTCGACGGCGCCCCCGACGAGCTCACTCCCGAGGTCCTCACCCAGATCTACGGCGAGGAAGACTGGTCCGCCACGATCCGCAAGGCGGACGAGGACGGCGAGGAGACGGACGAAGAGGCCGATCACCCGGCCTCCGTGCCGGTCGATCGCGAGCGCCTGGCGGGCCTCACATGA